The Pyrenophora tritici-repentis strain M4 chromosome 3, whole genome shotgun sequence genome has a window encoding:
- a CDS encoding KTR1, Mannosyltransferase, whose product MGFLQDISRRLPTSKANLDKFDDDLSHRTDKTSPRLSFFRRRIRLKGSSSVSIPLGLVLLFPCLVIIIIIILFVRSPDSQGIMNMPAGTPPSIRKISEKYDKPFAVGCLEPQVNGPRANAAFVVLARNKELEGVIQSIKSIERHFNHWFHYPYVFLNDGDFNETFRETVLKHVSAPVEWGKIPPEHWGFPDWVDPAVAKEGIAKQGDRAIMYGGMESYHHMCRFYSGKFYQHELLAKYEWYWRLEPEIKYFCDITYDPFIHMIRNKKTYGFTIAVKELRETVPNIWRYASAYKRNNNLTSKGMWEMFVEKPKEEEEKDKNKDAKSKKPFFPQDIMDAEFGSEALPEIHPENMEGESYNMCHFWSNFEIANLNWFRSKEYNDFFEMMDRSGGFWMERWGDAPIHSLAAGALLGPEDIHYFRDFGYRHTTIQHCPANAPARQLVREPYFDKMTTDEKERAEEAKYWATPDPVKENGVGCRCKCDTDIVDVEGKEGSCLTEWVEVAGGWASPGPQ is encoded by the exons ATGGGCTTTCTACAAGATATCTCACGGAGGCTGCCAACCTCGAAAGCGAATTTGGACAAGTTTGACGACGATCTATCACATCGCACCGACAAAACATCGCCGCGGTTATCCTTCTTCCGCCGCCGGATACGACTGAAGGGGAGCTCTTCTGTGTCGATACCCCTAGGcctggtgcttctgttcccATGTCTTGTTATAATCATAATCATAATTCTCTTCGTGAGGTCGCCAGACTCACAGGGCATCATGAATATGCCTGCGGGCACTCCTCCGTCGATAAG AAAGATTAGCGAAAAGTACGATAAGCCATTCGCAGTAGGCTGTCTCGAGCCACAGGTCAACGGACCCCGAGCGAACGCCGCATTCGTTGTGCTGGCGAGAAATAAGGAGCTAGAGGGCGTCATACAGTCGATTAAGTCAATTGAGAGGCATTTCAACCACTGGTTCCACTATCCCTACGTCTTTCTCAACGACGGAGACTTCAACGAGACGTTCAGGGAAACAGTTTTGAAGCATGTCAGCGCTCCGGTCGAATGGGGCAAGATACCACCCGAGCACTGGGGGTTTCCGGACTGGGTCGATCCCGCGGTTGCAAAGGAGGGAATCGCAAAACAGGGCGATCGCGCCATCATGTACGGCGGCATGGAGAGCTACCATCACATGTGCCGCTTCTACTCGGG CAAATTCTATCAACACGAGCTACTGGCCAAGTACGAGTGGTACTGGCGCCTGGAGCCGGAGATCAAGTACTTCTGCGACATTACGTACGACCCTTTTATTCACATGATACGGAACAAGAAGACGTATGGCTTCACCATTGCCGTCAAGGAACTAAGGGAAACGGTCCCCAACATCTGGCGATATGCATCTGCGTATAAGCGAAACAACAACTTGACATCGAAGGGTATGTGGGAGATGTTTGTAGAGAAGCCaaaagaggaggaagagaaagATAAGAACAAAGACGCAAAGTCGAAAAAGCCATTCTTTCCACAGGATATCATGGATGCGGAATTCGGCTCAGAGGCTCTTCCCGAGATCCACCCTGAGAACATGGAAGGCGAATCGTACAACATGTGCCATTTCTGGAGCAATTTCGAAATCGCCAACCTCAACTGGTTCCGGAGCAAGGAGTACAACGACTTCTTTGAAATGATGGATCGCAGTGGTGGCTTCTGGATGGAGAGATGGGGAGACGCGCCCATTCACTCGCTAGCTGCTGGAGCACTACTGGGTCCTGAAGACATTCACTACTTCCGCGATTTCGGTTACCGACACACTACAATTCAGCATTGTCCCGCCAATGCCCCCGCGAGGCAGCTCGTCAGAGAGCCATACTTTGACAAGATGACAACAGATGAGAAAGAACGAGCGGAAGAGGCCAAGTACTGGGCTACGCCGGACCCGGTCAAGGAGAATGGTGTCGGATGCCGATGCAAATGCGATACCGATATTGTCGATGTAGAAGGCAAGGAAGGATCCTGCCTAACAGAGTGGGTGGAGGTTGCTGGTGGCTGGGCATCTCCCGGCCCACAATGA
- a CDS encoding RNA-polI-A34 domain containing protein, producing MKKDDDEDDAPAYVMEETNQSLTKEEYEAFVSGKDSEDGAGTQLDKESQATATKPKEKIAEVGGNIKKRKAAKIISDDQDGSKEGEKKNSDKSNTKAVKKPKKKAKAVKLTFGDEDEG from the coding sequence ATGAAGAAAGATGACGATGAGGACGACGCACCGGCATATGTCATGGAAGAGACGAACCAATCACTGACCAAGGAGGAGTATGAGGCCTTTGTGTCAGGCAAGGACAGTGAAGATGGCGCCGGTACACAACTGGACAAGGAGTCGCAAGCAACTGCGACGAAACCAAAGGAAAAGATAGCTGAAGTGGGCGGTAACATCAAAAAGCGCAAAGCTGCAAAGATCATTAGTGACGACCAAGACGGGAGCAAAGAAGGAGAAAAGAAGAACAGTGACAAGTCAAACACAAAAGCTGTCAAGAAACCGAAAAAGAAAGCTAAAGCTGTCAAACTCACTTTTGGCGATGAAGATGAGGGCTGA
- a CDS encoding DUF3824 multi-domain protein: MAITNTTSTVQAIFSLHVVTASSALLLLLAAIFVLLRQLSGRPGQPRTFRKFTRSTDIKHSSLATHLFLLLGLSTLFLAYATQSSIVALQSRLSSPFTITSAYAYPQYTAPYGFNPSIHYAKILSILSFTYQCATILLNTAIVGAIWITANYLQNNGTGIKEPGKVSWMLNGGWMAAILGLGFASWGLGLVKRGSGGAAVVYGTLVQGDYMVRTLYVVYMSVVIAASTSVTIEAVLCWIGVKKNGFAGTRFKSALTRFVMLVTPLVWVRNGFSIAQLIIVYRDVNAWSRTTNQALAFLFIIFGELCDLGILALVLLGAWSFGRKEEQVPVPAKEERYSESTANTIRRKQANIHLLWAPGHTDIVGNERADYLAKEATKEDPRSTTKSIAYLGTTIKRIQQTEQRQEYEKYKARATALNKATYSAKYPLKISKTIQMPQNTKRVTSSAFYSLKLGHGYFNSYLKRFKKRDSNRCTCQNIQTPEHLLLYCHLYKDHRKTLLQTIKHRPVTLPLLLHTIIGIEATLAFITSTRIGTRKWYLGQPPEDLQRDTV, translated from the exons ATGGCAatcacaaacaccaccagCACCGTCCAAGCCATCTTCTCCCTGCACGTCGTGACAGCCAGTAGCGCCCTCCTGCTGCTGCTCGCCGCAATCTTCGTGCTCTTGCGTCAACTTTCCGGCAGACCTGGTCAGCCGCGTACATTCCGGAAATTCACACGGTCCACGGATATTAAACACAG CTCCCTAGCAACGCACCTCTTCCTCCTACTCGGCCTCTCCACCCTCTTCCTCGCCTACGCCACACAATCCAGCATCGTCGCCCTACAATCCCGCCTTTCCTCCCCCTTCACCATCACTTCCGCTTACGCCTACCCACAATACACCGCACCCTACGGCTTCAACCCGTCGATACATTACGCCAAGATTCTTTCCATCCTCTCCTTCACCTACCAATGCGCTACCATACTCTTAAACACCGCTATCGTAGGCGCGATATGGATTACTGCCAATTACCTGCAGAACAATGGAACGGGTATCAAGGAGCCAGGCAAGGTTAGCTGGATGCTGAATGGCGGGTGGATGGCTGCTATTCTCGGACTGGGATTTGCGAGTTGGGGACTTGGGTTGGTTAAGAGGGGCAGTGGCGGTGCGGCGGTAGTGTACGGAACGTTGGTCCAGGGGGACTATATGGTGCGGACGTTGTATGTGGTTTATATGTCTGTGGTCATTGCGGCATCGACCAGTGTGACCATCGAAGCGGTATTGTGCTGGATTGGAGTTAAGAAGAACGGGTTCGCTGGT ACTCGCTTCAAGTCTGCCTTGACCCGCTTCGTCATGCTTGTTACACCGCTTGTTTGGGTCCGCAACGGGTTCTCCATTGCGCAGCTCATCATCGTCTACCGTGATGTAAACGCTTGGTCGCGCACTACCAACCAAGCCCTCGCGTTCTTGTTCATCATCTTCGGTGAACTGTGCGACCTGGGCATCCTCGCCTTGGTACTTCTCGGTGCCTGGAGCTTCGGACGCAAAGAAGAGCAGGTACCGGTGCCTGCGAAGGAGGAGAGGTATAGCGAGAGCA CGGCAAATACGATCcgacgaaaacaagcaaacatccacctactctgggcacctggacacacagatatagttggaaacgaaagagcagactacctagcaaaagaagcaaccaaagaggaccccagatcaacaacaaagagcattgcctacctaggcacgacaatcaaaaggatacaacaaacggaacaacgccaagagtatgagaaatacaaagcaagagcaaccgctctaaacaaagctacctactcagccaaataccctcttaaaatcagcaaaaccatccaaatgccacagaacacgaaaagagtaacctctagcgccttctactctcttaagctaggacacggatacttcaactcctacctaaagagatttaagaaacgagactctaatcgctgcacctgccaaaacatccaaacgccagaacacctactactgtactgccatctatacaaagaccatcgaaaaacgctcctacaaacaatcaaacatcgcccagtcacactaccactactactccacactattataggtatagaagcaaccctagcttttatcactagcaccagaataggaacaagaaaatggtacctaggacagccaccagaagacctacagagagacactgtataa